The following proteins are co-located in the Malus sylvestris chromosome 13, drMalSylv7.2, whole genome shotgun sequence genome:
- the LOC126596021 gene encoding probable sugar phosphate/phosphate translocator At3g17430 — protein sequence MPKMISKPLLLTYFYLFIYILLSSGVILYNKWVLSPKYFNFPLPITLTMIHMGFSGLVAFLLVRVFKVVAPVKMTFEIYATCVIPISAFFASSLWFGNTAYLHISVAFIQMLKALMPVATFIMAVLCGTDKPRCDVFTNMLLVSVGVVISSYGEIHFNVVGTVYQVTGIFAEALRLVLTQVLLQKKGLTLNPITSLYYIAPCSFVFLFVPWLLLEKSAIEYSQFQFNFWIFFSNALCALALNFSIFLVIGRTGAVTIRVAGVLKDWILIALSTVIFPESIITRLNIIGYAIALCGVVMYNYIKVKDVRASQLPSESIPERISKDWKMEKKSSDIFIPGGAGSASDDVDEETPLTQSTRLSHIGRTQAGNYAA from the exons atgccCAAGATGATCAGCAAACCGCTGTTGCTGACTTATTTTTACCTGTTCATCTACATTCTGCTTTCGTCCGGCGTTATATTGTACAACAAG TGGGTTCTGTCTCCAAAATACTTCAATTTTCCATTACCCATCACACTTACAATGATTCATATGGGGTTTTCTGGACTAGTAGCATTTTTACTTGTTCGTGTTTTCAAG GTTGTAGCTCCTGTCAAAATGACATTTGAAAT ATATGCAACATGTGTAATTCCAATCAGTGCGTTCTTTGCATCAAGTCTTTG GTTTGGAAACACTGCTTACTTGCATATTTCAGTGGCGTTCATCCAAATGCTTAAAGCTCTAA TGCCAGTGGCTACTTTTATCATGGCTGTATTGTGTGGCACTGACAAACCAAGGTGCGATGTGTTCACAAACATGTTGCTGGTCAGTGTTGGAGTTGTCATTTCCTCATACGGGGAGATTCATTTTAATGTAGTTGGTACAGTGTACCAGGTTACGGGCATCTTTGCAGAAGCTCTTAGACTGGTCTTAACACAAGTCCTTCTACAGAAGAAGGGCTTGACTCTAAATCCAATCACCAGCTTGTACTATATCGCCCCATGCAG TTTTGTCTTCCTGTTTGTGCCTTGGTTGTTACTTGAGAAGTCTGCAATAGAATATTCACAGTTTCAGTTCAACTTCTGGATCTTTTTCTCCAATGCTCTTTGTGCTTTGGCTTTGAACTTCTCCATATTCTTAGTAATTGGTAGAACTGGAGCAGTTACCATCCGGGTTGCTGGTGTTCTGAAAGACTGGATATTGATTGCCCTTTCAACTGTTATATTTCCAGAGTCTATTATAACCAGGCTGAACATAATCGGTTATGCCATAG CACTGTGTGGTGTTGTCATGTACAATTACATAAAGGTCAAGGATGTTCGTGCATCTCAGCTACCTTCTGAAAGCATTCCTGAGAGAATTTCGAAG GATTGGAAGATGGAGAAAAAGTCCTCTGATATTTTTATCCCTGGAGGGGCTGGTTCAGCCTCTGATGATGTTGATGAAGAAACACCCTTAACTCAATCAACAAGGTTGTCTCACATTGGACGAACACAGGCTGGCAACTATGCCGCATGA
- the LOC126596023 gene encoding novel plant SNARE 13-like translates to MASNLPMSPQLEQIHGEIHDNFRALANGFQKLDKIKDSNRQSKQLEELTGKMRECKRLIKEFDREVKDEESRNPPDVNKQLNDEKQSMIKELNSYVQLRKTYMNSLGNKKVELFDMGAGVSEPTADENVQMASAMSNQELINSGMKTMDETDQVIERSKKVVEQTVEVGTQTAVTLKGQTDQMGRIVNELDTIQFSIKKASQLVKEIGRQVATDKCIMLFLLLIVIGVIAIIVVKIVNPSNKNIRDIPGLAPPAARRLLSTSPLQQFE, encoded by the exons ATGGCCAGCAACTTGCCGATGAGCCCTCAGTTGGAGCAGATCCATGGCGAAATCCACGACAATTTTCGAGCCCTCGC AAATGGCTTCCAGAAGCTGGATAAGATCAAAGACTCCAATAGACAAAGTAAACAGCTGGAGGAACTTACAGGAAAGATGAGGGAATGTAAAAG ATTAATTAAAGAGTTTGATCGTGAAGTCAAGGACGAGGAGAGCCGAAATCCTCCTGACGTGAATAAACAGCTTAATGATGAAAAGCAATCTATG ATCAAAGAGCTGAATTCATATGTGCAATTGAGAAAAAC GTATATGAATAGCCTTGGTAACAAGAAAGTCGAACTCTTTGATATGGGAGCAGGAGTTAGTGAACCCACTGCTGATGAGAATGTTCAAATGGCTTCAG CTATGTCAAATCAAGAACTAATCAATTCTGGGATGAAAACAATGGATGAGACTGATCAGGTCATTGAACGCTCTAAAAAG GTTGTTGAGCAAACAGTTGAAGTGGGAACTCAAACTGCTGTTACCTTAAAGGGCCAA ACTGACCAAATGGGCCGCATTGTAAATGAGCTGGACACAATTCAGTTTTCAATTAAGAAGGCCTCTCAGCTTGTAAAGGAGATTGGTAGACAG GTGGCAACAGATAAATGCATCatgctttttcttttgcttattGTAATTGGTGTAATAGCAATTATTGTTGTGAAG ATTGTGAACCCCAGCAATAAAAACATAAGGGATATCCCTGGATTGGCGCCGCCTGCTGCAAGGAGGCTTTTGTCAACGAGTCCTCTGCAACAGTTCGAATAG
- the LOC126596020 gene encoding probable receptor-like protein kinase At5g18500, which translates to MASGLDTVLTKKTFVFGLKVWVLTGIIVGVFIVMILAVISICLTSRKRSRKSTDMLPLRRIPNDSKEIKEIRVDQACANNYVPRSSSFLTLGDKFSDRESEKVLIHKNGDGSSRSGSFNNGEKENVGSQSGDECGAAYMYEPSSQPITAPSPLSGLPEFSRLGWGHWFTLRDLEFATGRFSKENVIGEGGYGVVYRGNLINGSPVAVKKLLNNLGQAEKEFRVEVEAIGHVRHKNLVRLLGYCIEGTHRLLVYEYVNNGNLEQWLHGAMRHHGYLTWEARMKVLLGTAKALAYLHEAIEPKVVHRDIKSSNILLDDDFNAKISDFGLAKLLGAGKSHITTRVMGTFGYVAPEYANSGLLNEKSDVYSFGVVILEAITGRDPVDYGRPAQEVNLVDWLKMMVGGRRSEELVDPNIETKPSTSALKRALLTALRCVDPDSDKRPKMGQVVRMLESEEYPIPREDRRRRRSQAGNTEAESLNSDTDWSEKPTTKTDSRRNRRT; encoded by the exons ATGGCATCTGGTCTTGATACTGTATTGACCAAGAAGACATTTGTCTTCGGTTTAAAGGTTTGGGTATTAACGGGGATCATTGTGGGAGTTTTTATAGTGATGATTCTTGCGGTGATATCAATTTGTCTTACTTCGCGAAAGAGATCCAGAAAGTCTACTGACATGCTTCCTCTGCGCAGAATTCCAAATGATTCAAAGGAAATCAAAGAGATTAGGGTAGATCAAGCTTGTGCAAATAACTACGTACCCCGTAGTAGTTCTTTTCTCACCCTTGGCGATAAATTCAGTGACAGAGAGTCTGAGAAAGTTTTGATCCATAAGAATGGAGATGGTAGCAGTCGATCAGGCTCATTTAACAATGGGGAGAAGGAAAATGTTGGTTCTCAATCTGGAGATGAGTGTGGTGCAGCTTATATGTATGAGCCTTCTTCACAGCCTATAACTGCACCTTCACCTCTATCTGGTCTACCTGAATTCTCTCGCCTTGGTTGGGGTCACTGGTTTACATTAAGGGACCTTGAGTTCGCAACAGGTCGGTTTTCAAAGGAAAATGTCATTGGTGAGGGTGGATATGGAGTTGTTTATCGGGGTAATCTGATTAATGGATCTCCTGTGGCTGTGAAGAAGCTACTCAACAACCT AGGACAAGCAGAGAAGGAATTCAGAGTGGAAGTTGAGGCTATTGGGCATGTACGACACAAAAACTTGGTTCGACTTTTGGGATACTGCATCGAAGGAACCCACAG GTTGCTGGTTTATGAATATGTCAACAACGGAAATTTGGAGCAATGGCTTCATGGAGCTATGCGTCATCATGGATATCTCACATGGGAGGCACGCATGAAAGTTCTCCTTGGCACCGCTAAAGC GCTGGCTTATTTGCATGAGGCCATTGAACCCAAAGTTGTGCATCGAGACATTAAGTCAAGCAATATCTTACTTGATGATGATTTCAATGCTAAGATATCTGATTTTGGTCTGGCAAAGTTGCTAGGTGCCGGGAAGAGTCATATTACAACTAGAGTTATGGGTACCTTTGG ATATGTGGCCCCAGAATATGCCAACTCTGGCCTTCTAAATGAGAAGAGTGATGTTTATAGCTTTGGGGTTGTGATTTTGGAAGCAATCACTGGAAGAGATCCGGTGGATTATGGTCGGCCAGCACAAGAG GTAAATTTGGTAGATTGGCTCAAGATGATGGTTGGAGGCAGGCGTTCAGAAGAGCTGGTAGATCCGAACATTGAGACCAAGCCATCTACGAGTGCCCTTAAACGAGCCCTCTTGACTGCACTGAGGTGTGTAGATCCAGATTCTGATAAAAGGCCTAAGATGGGTCAAGTGGTTCGCATGCTTGAATCGGAGGAGTATCCCATACCTCGAGAG GACCGAAGACGCCGCAGAAGTCAAGCAGGGAACACAGAAGCCGAGTCTCTAAATTCTGATACAGATTGGAGTGAGAAGCCAACTACAAAGACAGATAGCAGAAGGAACCGTCGAACATAG
- the LOC126596022 gene encoding pto-interacting protein 1-like, producing the protein MSCFSCCVQDDFRKASETRPHVTNHSAGNSGGYYQKEAAPKDTQVVNILPIAVAAIPVDELKDLTDNFGTKSLIGEGSYGRVYHGVLKSGPAAAIKKLDSSKQPEREFLSQVSMVSRLKHENVVELVGYCIDGPLRLLAYEYAPKGSLHDILHGRKGVKGAQPGPVLSWVQRVKIAVGAARGLEYLHEKAQPHIIHRDIKSCNILLFDDDVAKIADFDLSNQAPDMAARLHSTRVLGTFGYHAPEYAMTGQLSSKSDVYSFGVVLLELLTGRKPVDHTLPRGQQSLVTWATPKLSEDKVKQCVDARLNGEYPSKAVAKLAAVAALCVQYEADFRPNMSIVVKALQPLLHARSAPHH; encoded by the exons ATGAGCTGCTTCAGTTGTTGTGTACAAGATGATTTCCGTAAAGCTTCTGAGACTCGACCGCATGTAACAAATCACTCAGCAG GCAATAGTGGAGGTTACTATCAGAAAGAAGCTGCACCCAAGGATACTCAGGTTGTAAATATCCTCCCCATTGCTGTCGCTGCCATTCCAGTGGATGAATTGAAAGATTTGACAGATAACTTTGGCACGAAATCTTTAATCGGTGAGGGTTCATATGGAAGAGTATATCATGGTGTTCTGAAAAGTGGGCCTGCTGCGGCTATTAAGAAGTTAGACTCCAGTAAACAACCAGAGCGAGAATTCTTGTCGCAG GTCTCGATGGTTTCAAGACTAAAACATGAGAATGTTGTCGAGCTTGTTGGTTATTGTATTGATGGCCCTCTCCGTCTCCTTGCCTATGAGTATGCTCCTAAGGGGTCCCTTCATGATATTCTCCATG GTCGGAAAGGTGTTAAGGGAGCACAGCCAGGTCCGGTTCTGTCATGGGTACAAAGGGTTAAAATTGCTGTAGGAGCAGCGAGAGGACTTGAATATCTACATGAAAAGGCGCAGCCTCATATAATCCATCGTGATATTAAGTCCTGCAATATACTGCTTTTTGATGATGATGTTGCAAAGATTGCTGATTTTGATCTGTCAAATCAAGCACCTGATATGGCAGCACGTCTTCATTCTACTCGTGTTCTTGGGACTTTTGGTTATCATGCTCCAGA ATATGCAATGACTGGACAGCTGAGTTCAAAAAGTGATGTCTACAGCTTTGGTGTAGTGTTGCTTGAACTCTTGACTGGGCGTAAACCTGTTGATCACACATTGCCGCGTGGGCAGCAGAGCCTTGTGACATGG GCAACACCAAAACTCAGTGAGGATAAGGTGAAGCAGTGTGTTGATGCTAGACTCAATGGAGAATACCCTTCCAAGGCAGTTGCAAAG TTGGCTGCTGTTGCCGCCTTGTGCGTCCAATATGAAGCTGATTTCCGGCCAAATATGAGCATTGTTGTCAAGGCTCTACAGCCTCTTTTGCATGCTCGGTCCGCTCCCCACCATTGA